The proteins below come from a single Streptomyces sp. M92 genomic window:
- a CDS encoding DNA-directed RNA polymerase subunit beta', whose product MLDVNFFDELRIGLATADDIRQWSHGEVKKPETINYRTLKPEKDGLFCEKIFGPTRDWECYCGKYKRVRFKGIICERCGVEVTRAKVRRERMGHIELAAPVTHIWYFKGVPSRLGYLLDLAPKDLEKVIYFAAYMITFVDEERRTRDLPSLEAHVSVERQQIEQRRDSDLEARAKKLETDLAELEAEGAKADVRRKVREGAEREMKQLRDRAQREIDRLDEVWNRFKNLKVQDLEGDELLYRELRDRFGTYFDGSMGAAALQKRLESFDLDEEAERLREIIRTGKGQKKTRALKRLKVVSAFLQTSNSPKGMVLDCVPVIPPDLRPMVQLDGGRFATSDLNDLYRRVINRNNRLKRLLDLGAPEIIVNNEKRMLQEAVDALFDNGRRGRPVTGPGNRPLKSLSDMLKGKQGRFRQNLLGKRVDYSARSVIVVGPQLKLHQCGLPKAMALELFKPFVMKRLVDLNHAQNIKSAKRMVERGRTVVYDVLEEVIAEHPVLLNRAPTLHRLGIQAFEPQLVEGKAIQIHPLVCTAFNADFDGDQMAVHLPLSAEAQAEARILMLSSNNILKPADGRPVTMPTQDMVLGLFFLTTDGEGRDLKGEGRAFGSAAEAIMAFDAGDLSLQSKVDIRFPVGTIPPRGWEPPAREEGEPEWQQGDTFTLKTTLGRALFNELLPEDYPFVDYEVGKKQLSEIVNDLAERYPKVIVAATLDNLKAAGFFWATRSGVTVAISDVVVPEAKKEIVRGYEAQDEKVQKQYERGLITKDERTQELIAIWTKATNEVAEAMNDNFPKTNPIFMMVNSGARGNMMQMRQIAGMRGLVSNAKNETIPRPIKASFREGLSVLEYFISTHGARKGLADTALRTADSGYLTRRLVDVSQDVIIREEDCGTERGLKLPIATRDADGTLHKAEDVETSVYARMLAEDVVIDGKVIAPANVDLGDVLIDQLVRHGVEEVKTRSILTCESQVGTCAMCYGRSLATGKLVDIGEAVGIIAAQSIGEPGTQLTMRTFHTGGVAGDDITQGLPRVVELFEARTPKGVAPISEASGRVRIEETEKTKKIVVTPDDGSDETAFPISKRARLLVGEGDHVEVGQKLTVGATNPHDVLRILGQRAVQVHLVGEVQKVYNSQGVSIHDKHIEIIIRQMLRRVTIIESGDAELLPGELVERSKFETENRRVVQEGGHPASGRPQLMGITKASLATESWLSAASFQETTRVLTDAAINAKSDSLIGLKENVIIGKLIPAGTGLSRYRNIRVEPTEEAKAAMYSAVGYDDIDYSPFGTGSGQAVPLEDYDYGPYNQ is encoded by the coding sequence GTGCTCGACGTCAACTTCTTCGACGAGCTCCGGATCGGTCTGGCCACCGCTGACGACATCCGTCAGTGGAGCCACGGCGAGGTCAAGAAGCCCGAGACCATCAACTACCGCACCCTCAAGCCCGAGAAGGACGGACTCTTCTGCGAGAAGATCTTCGGTCCGACCCGGGACTGGGAGTGCTACTGCGGCAAGTACAAGCGCGTCCGCTTCAAGGGCATCATCTGTGAGCGCTGTGGCGTCGAGGTCACGCGCGCCAAGGTGCGCCGTGAGCGGATGGGCCACATCGAGCTGGCCGCCCCCGTCACCCACATCTGGTACTTCAAGGGCGTCCCGTCGCGCCTGGGCTACCTGCTGGACCTGGCGCCGAAGGACCTCGAGAAGGTCATCTACTTCGCCGCGTACATGATCACCTTCGTGGACGAGGAGCGCCGCACCCGCGACCTGCCCTCGCTGGAGGCCCACGTCTCCGTCGAGCGCCAGCAGATCGAGCAGCGCCGCGACTCCGACCTGGAGGCCCGCGCCAAGAAGCTCGAGACCGACCTCGCCGAGCTGGAGGCCGAGGGCGCCAAGGCCGACGTGCGCCGCAAGGTGCGCGAGGGTGCCGAGCGTGAGATGAAGCAGCTGCGCGACCGTGCGCAGCGCGAGATCGACCGCCTCGACGAGGTGTGGAACCGGTTCAAGAACCTCAAGGTCCAGGACCTGGAGGGCGACGAGCTGCTCTACCGCGAGCTGCGCGACCGCTTCGGCACCTACTTCGACGGCTCGATGGGCGCCGCCGCGCTGCAGAAGCGCCTGGAGTCCTTCGACCTCGACGAGGAGGCCGAGCGCCTCCGCGAGATCATCCGCACCGGCAAGGGCCAGAAGAAGACCCGTGCGCTCAAGCGCCTCAAGGTCGTCTCCGCGTTCCTGCAGACCAGCAACAGCCCCAAGGGCATGGTGCTCGACTGCGTGCCGGTCATCCCGCCGGACCTGCGTCCGATGGTGCAGCTGGACGGTGGCCGCTTCGCGACCTCCGACCTGAACGACCTGTACCGCCGTGTCATCAACCGCAACAACCGCCTGAAGCGGCTTCTCGACCTCGGCGCGCCCGAGATCATCGTGAACAACGAGAAGCGCATGCTCCAGGAGGCCGTGGACGCCCTCTTCGACAACGGCCGTCGCGGTCGCCCGGTCACGGGCCCCGGCAACCGTCCGCTGAAGTCCCTGAGCGACATGCTCAAGGGCAAGCAGGGCCGCTTCCGTCAGAACCTGCTCGGCAAGCGAGTCGACTACTCGGCGCGTTCCGTCATCGTCGTCGGCCCGCAGCTGAAGCTGCACCAGTGCGGTCTGCCCAAGGCCATGGCGCTGGAGCTCTTCAAGCCGTTCGTGATGAAGCGCCTGGTCGACCTGAACCACGCGCAGAACATCAAGAGCGCCAAGCGCATGGTCGAGCGCGGCCGCACGGTCGTGTACGACGTGCTCGAAGAGGTCATCGCGGAGCACCCGGTTCTGCTGAACCGTGCGCCCACGCTGCACCGCCTCGGCATCCAGGCCTTCGAGCCGCAGCTGGTCGAGGGCAAGGCCATCCAGATCCACCCGCTCGTCTGCACCGCGTTCAACGCGGACTTCGACGGTGACCAGATGGCCGTCCACCTGCCGCTCTCCGCGGAGGCGCAGGCCGAGGCCCGCATCCTGATGCTGTCCTCGAACAACATCCTCAAGCCGGCCGACGGCCGTCCGGTGACGATGCCGACCCAGGACATGGTCCTCGGGCTGTTCTTCCTCACCACCGACGGCGAGGGCCGCGACCTCAAGGGCGAGGGCCGTGCCTTCGGTTCCGCCGCCGAGGCGATCATGGCGTTCGACGCGGGCGACCTGTCGCTCCAGTCGAAGGTCGACATCCGCTTCCCGGTGGGCACCATCCCGCCCCGCGGCTGGGAGCCCCCGGCCCGCGAGGAGGGTGAGCCGGAGTGGCAGCAGGGTGACACCTTCACCCTGAAGACCACGCTGGGCCGCGCGCTCTTCAACGAGCTGCTGCCCGAGGACTACCCCTTCGTCGACTACGAGGTCGGCAAGAAGCAGCTCTCCGAGATCGTCAACGACCTCGCCGAGCGCTACCCGAAGGTCATCGTGGCGGCGACGCTCGACAACCTGAAGGCGGCCGGCTTCTTCTGGGCCACCCGTTCCGGCGTGACCGTGGCCATCTCCGACGTCGTCGTTCCCGAGGCGAAGAAGGAGATCGTCCGCGGCTACGAGGCGCAGGACGAGAAGGTCCAGAAGCAGTACGAGCGCGGTCTGATCACCAAGGACGAGCGCACGCAGGAGCTCATCGCGATCTGGACCAAGGCGACCAACGAGGTCGCCGAGGCGATGAACGACAACTTCCCGAAGACCAACCCGATCTTCATGATGGTGAACTCGGGTGCACGAGGCAACATGATGCAGATGCGTCAGATCGCCGGTATGCGTGGTCTGGTGTCGAACGCGAAGAACGAGACGATCCCGCGTCCCATCAAGGCCTCCTTCCGTGAGGGCCTGTCCGTGCTGGAGTACTTCATCTCCACGCACGGTGCCCGTAAGGGTCTGGCGGACACCGCTCTGCGTACCGCCGACTCGGGTTACCTCACGCGTCGTCTGGTCGACGTCTCCCAGGACGTCATCATTCGCGAGGAGGACTGCGGCACCGAGCGCGGTCTCAAGCTGCCGATCGCCACGCGCGACGCGGACGGCACGCTGCACAAGGCCGAGGACGTCGAGACCAGCGTGTACGCCCGCATGCTCGCCGAGGACGTCGTCATCGACGGCAAGGTGATCGCGCCGGCCAACGTCGACCTCGGTGACGTGCTCATCGACCAGCTCGTGCGCCACGGTGTCGAGGAGGTCAAGACCCGCTCGATCCTGACCTGCGAGTCCCAGGTCGGCACCTGCGCCATGTGCTACGGCCGCTCGCTGGCCACCGGCAAGCTGGTCGACATCGGTGAGGCGGTCGGCATCATCGCCGCCCAGTCCATCGGTGAGCCCGGTACCCAGCTGACGATGCGTACCTTCCACACCGGTGGTGTGGCCGGTGACGACATCACCCAGGGTCTGCCGCGTGTCGTCGAGCTCTTCGAGGCCCGTACCCCGAAGGGTGTCGCCCCGATCTCCGAGGCCTCCGGCCGCGTCCGGATCGAGGAGACCGAGAAGACCAAGAAGATCGTCGTCACCCCGGACGACGGCAGCGACGAGACGGCGTTCCCGATCTCGAAGCGTGCCCGTCTGCTGGTGGGCGAGGGCGACCACGTCGAGGTGGGCCAGAAGCTCACCGTGGGTGCCACCAACCCGCACGACGTGCTGCGCATCCTGGGCCAGCGTGCCGTCCAGGTCCACCTGGTCGGCGAGGTCCAGAAGGTCTACAACTCGCAGGGCGTGTCGATCCACGACAAGCACATCGAGATCATCATCCGGCAGATGCTGCGCCGCGTGACGATCATCGAGTCCGGCGACGCCGAGCTGCTGCCCGGCGAGCTGGTGGAGCGCTCGAAGTTCGAGACCGAGAACCGTCGTGTGGTCCAGGAGGGCGGTCACCCGGCCTCCGGTCGTCCGCAGCTGATGGGTATCACCAAGGCCTCGCTGGCGACGGAATCCTGGCTGTCGGCCGCCTCCTTCCAGGAGACGACCCGAGTCCTGACGGACGCGGCGATCAACGCCAAGTCCGACAGCCTCATCGGCCTCAAGGAGAACGTCATCATCGGTAAGCTCATCCCGGCCGGTACGGGTCTGTCCCGCTACCGCAACATCCGGGTCGAGCCGACCGAGGAGGCCAAGGCCGCGATGTACTCGGCCGTCGGCTACGACGACATCGACTACTCGCCGTTCGGCACGGGCTCCGGCCAGGCCGTTCCGCTGGAGGACTACGACTACGGTCCGTACAACCAGTAA
- a CDS encoding M48 family metalloprotease, with translation MTAPDHLDYRHEGSRVHVAERQRGADATAVWQLATQIPGFLVSLAVVAVFTFTTFGPVMGPVLLLAWLASGALVFHRPTELLFARRVLELRAPLAEERTRLEPIWREVTARAGIEGDTYELMIENSTDLNASAAAGHIVGVTTYALNRIPSSNLAAVLAHELGHHTGGHAWAGLLGYWYSLPGRIAWAVARGFARAALAVSRVFSVAATGVLYLFLGCVLVAAFMAVPYIAVPLVAAPHLLAYAGRQGELRADQAAAALGFAPQLTEVLHHFQAEEDTAKALAAAQGQWLKQPSGLAKLLSSHPDNYTRMRALEPHLQRTR, from the coding sequence GTGACCGCCCCGGACCACCTCGACTACCGCCACGAGGGCTCACGCGTCCACGTGGCCGAGCGTCAGCGGGGCGCCGATGCCACCGCCGTCTGGCAGCTCGCGACCCAGATCCCCGGGTTCCTGGTGAGCCTCGCCGTGGTCGCGGTGTTCACCTTCACGACGTTCGGGCCAGTCATGGGCCCGGTGCTCCTGCTGGCCTGGCTGGCGTCCGGTGCCCTCGTCTTCCACCGACCCACCGAACTGCTCTTCGCCCGGCGGGTGCTCGAACTGCGGGCCCCGCTCGCCGAGGAACGCACCCGCCTGGAACCGATCTGGCGCGAGGTGACCGCCCGCGCGGGCATCGAGGGCGACACCTACGAGCTGATGATCGAGAACAGCACCGACCTGAACGCGAGCGCGGCCGCCGGCCACATCGTCGGCGTCACCACCTACGCCCTCAACCGGATCCCGAGCAGCAACCTGGCCGCCGTACTCGCCCACGAACTGGGCCACCACACGGGCGGCCACGCCTGGGCCGGACTGCTCGGCTACTGGTACTCGCTGCCCGGCCGGATCGCCTGGGCCGTCGCCCGCGGGTTCGCCCGGGCGGCGCTCGCCGTCTCCCGCGTGTTCTCGGTCGCGGCGACCGGGGTCCTGTACCTCTTCCTGGGCTGTGTGCTGGTGGCCGCCTTCATGGCCGTCCCGTACATCGCCGTCCCCCTGGTGGCGGCGCCGCACCTGCTCGCCTACGCCGGCCGCCAGGGTGAGCTGCGCGCCGACCAGGCGGCGGCCGCCCTGGGCTTCGCCCCGCAGCTCACCGAGGTGCTGCACCATTTCCAGGCCGAGGAGGACACCGCGAAGGCCCTCGCCGCGGCCCAGGGCCAATGGCTCAAGCAGCCCTCGGGCCTGGCGAAGCTGCTCTCCTCGCACCCCGACAACTACACCCGCATGCGCGCCCTGGAACCCCACCTCCAACGGACCCGCTGA